In a single window of the Solea senegalensis isolate Sse05_10M linkage group LG1, IFAPA_SoseM_1, whole genome shotgun sequence genome:
- the LOC122775928 gene encoding guanylate kinase-like isoform X1 — protein MYMRFFSRFFSAMAGPRPVVFSGPSGAGKSTLLKKLMKEYDNVFGFSVSHTTRNPRPGEVNGKDYHYVTREEMKAGVERGDFIESAEFSGNMYGTSKAAVQKVQAQNLICILDVDMQGVKNIKETDLNPLYISIQPPSMEVLENRLRDRKTESEESLQKRLRAAKVDMEIGKEPGVFDVIIVNDNLEDAYKVLKSALNEEIDQVKKTNMSS, from the exons ATGTACATGAGGTTCTTTTCCAGGTTCTTTTCAG cAATGGCTGGACCCAGGCCTGTGGTGTTTAGCGGCCCGTCCGGTGCAGGGAAGAGCACTTTGCTCAAGAAGCTCATGAAGGAATATGACAACGTCTTTGGGTTCAGCGTCTCCC ATACAACAAGAAATCCTCGACCTGGAGAAGTGAATGGCAAAG ATTACCATTATGTTACACGGGAGGAGATGAAGGCAGGCGTCGAGAGAGGAGATTTCATCGAGAGCGCAGAGTTTTCCGGAAACATGTACGGGACGAGTAAAGCCGCTGTGCAAAAAGTCCAGGCCCAGAACCTCATCTGTATACTGGACGTTGACATGCAGGGGGTGAAGAACATCAAAGAAACAGACCTCAATCCCCTGTACATCTCCATCCAGCCACCATCCATGGAAGTCTTG GAAAACCgtctgagagacagaaaaacggAGTCGGAGGAGAGCCTCCAGAAGCGTTTGCGTGCAGCCAAGGTGGATATGGAGATTG gTAAAGAACCTGGCGTATTCGATGTTATAATTGTCAATGATAATTTGGAGGATGCTTACAAGGTGTTAAAAAGTGCTCTCAATGAG GAAATCGACCAggtcaagaaaacaaacatgtcttcGTAG
- the LOC122775928 gene encoding guanylate kinase-like isoform X3 has translation MAGPRPVVFSGPSGAGKSTLLKKLMKEYDNVFGFSVSHTTRNPRPGEVNGKDYHYVTREEMKAGVERGDFIESAEFSGNMYGTSKAAVQKVQAQNLICILDVDMQGVKNIKETDLNPLYISIQPPSMEVLENRLRDRKTESEESLQKRLRAAKVDMEIGKEPGVFDVIIVNDNLEDAYKVLKSALNEEIDQVKKTNMSS, from the exons ATGGCTGGACCCAGGCCTGTGGTGTTTAGCGGCCCGTCCGGTGCAGGGAAGAGCACTTTGCTCAAGAAGCTCATGAAGGAATATGACAACGTCTTTGGGTTCAGCGTCTCCC ATACAACAAGAAATCCTCGACCTGGAGAAGTGAATGGCAAAG ATTACCATTATGTTACACGGGAGGAGATGAAGGCAGGCGTCGAGAGAGGAGATTTCATCGAGAGCGCAGAGTTTTCCGGAAACATGTACGGGACGAGTAAAGCCGCTGTGCAAAAAGTCCAGGCCCAGAACCTCATCTGTATACTGGACGTTGACATGCAGGGGGTGAAGAACATCAAAGAAACAGACCTCAATCCCCTGTACATCTCCATCCAGCCACCATCCATGGAAGTCTTG GAAAACCgtctgagagacagaaaaacggAGTCGGAGGAGAGCCTCCAGAAGCGTTTGCGTGCAGCCAAGGTGGATATGGAGATTG gTAAAGAACCTGGCGTATTCGATGTTATAATTGTCAATGATAATTTGGAGGATGCTTACAAGGTGTTAAAAAGTGCTCTCAATGAG GAAATCGACCAggtcaagaaaacaaacatgtcttcGTAG
- the LOC122775928 gene encoding guanylate kinase-like isoform X2, whose product MRESTMKAMAGPRPVVFSGPSGAGKSTLLKKLMKEYDNVFGFSVSHTTRNPRPGEVNGKDYHYVTREEMKAGVERGDFIESAEFSGNMYGTSKAAVQKVQAQNLICILDVDMQGVKNIKETDLNPLYISIQPPSMEVLENRLRDRKTESEESLQKRLRAAKVDMEIGKEPGVFDVIIVNDNLEDAYKVLKSALNEEIDQVKKTNMSS is encoded by the exons ATGAGGGAGTCGACAATGAAAG cAATGGCTGGACCCAGGCCTGTGGTGTTTAGCGGCCCGTCCGGTGCAGGGAAGAGCACTTTGCTCAAGAAGCTCATGAAGGAATATGACAACGTCTTTGGGTTCAGCGTCTCCC ATACAACAAGAAATCCTCGACCTGGAGAAGTGAATGGCAAAG ATTACCATTATGTTACACGGGAGGAGATGAAGGCAGGCGTCGAGAGAGGAGATTTCATCGAGAGCGCAGAGTTTTCCGGAAACATGTACGGGACGAGTAAAGCCGCTGTGCAAAAAGTCCAGGCCCAGAACCTCATCTGTATACTGGACGTTGACATGCAGGGGGTGAAGAACATCAAAGAAACAGACCTCAATCCCCTGTACATCTCCATCCAGCCACCATCCATGGAAGTCTTG GAAAACCgtctgagagacagaaaaacggAGTCGGAGGAGAGCCTCCAGAAGCGTTTGCGTGCAGCCAAGGTGGATATGGAGATTG gTAAAGAACCTGGCGTATTCGATGTTATAATTGTCAATGATAATTTGGAGGATGCTTACAAGGTGTTAAAAAGTGCTCTCAATGAG GAAATCGACCAggtcaagaaaacaaacatgtcttcGTAG
- the lg1h1orf35 gene encoding multiple myeloma tumor-associated protein 2 yields MFGSARAGGIRGGQDQFNWDDVKVDKHRENYLGNSLKAPVGRWQKGKDLTWYAKDKKGGAAPSKADELAAVKAAEHEALMAALGHKTIKRQPTGLTKEDLADVYRREGADGEEKDVDRVSGLGSSSAGSRKMVLSQKEKEAAKMGLPVFTHYKTEGCPETTGTAETVGKPELEQRHESKKKKKEKKNKKEKKKKEKKKKRQRRDSSSSDSNDDRKRHRKDHHHHNPSYRSQSGARPHDSHSRGGAKAEREPSHPYHRQRQHDTDSSDGGSPVSRNPASHKMAPAGAAQSHRRRHDTDSDN; encoded by the exons ATGTTCGGCTCAGCGAGAGCAGGAGGGATCCGAGGAGGCCAGGACCAGTTCAACTGGGACGACGTGAAAGTCGATAAACACAGGGAAAATTATCTCG GAAACTCATTGAAGGCACCAGTAGGACGATGGCAAAAAGGCAAAGATCTGACATGGTatgcaaaagacaaaaaaggtgGTGCAGCTCCATCCAAAGCTGATGAACTTGCTGCGGTCAAGGCTGCAGAGCATGAGGCACTGATGGCTGCACT AGGCCACAAGACTATAAAGAGACAACCAACTGGTCTGACTAAAGAA GATCTTGCAGATGTTTACAGGAGAGAAGGGGCCGATGGTGAAGAGAAAGATGTGGATCGTGTGTCAGGCTTGGGAAGCTCTAG tgcagGGTCAAGAAAAATGGTGCTGtcccaaaaagaaaaggaggctGCTAAAATGGGCTTACCAGTTTTTACA CACTACAAGACTGAGGGATGTCCAGAAACCACAGGAACAGCTGAGACTGTAGGAAAACCAGAATTGGAACAAag acatgagagcaaaaagaaaaagaaagaaaagaagaacaagaaggagaaaaagaagaaggaaaagaagaagaaaaggcaaAGACGAGACTCGTCCTCCTCAGATTCGAATGATGACAGAAAGAG ACACAGAAAGGACCACCACCATCATAATCCATCATACCGTAGTCAGAGTGGAGCCAGACCCCATGACAGCCATTCAAGGGGGGGAGCAAAAGCCGAGCGAGAGCCCTCCCACCCTTATCATCGACAGCGGCAGCATGACACAGACTCCTCTGATGGGGGGTCCCCTGTCTCCCGTAACCCTGCCAGCCACAAGATGGCCCCTGCTGGTGCAGCACAAAGCCACAGGCGGCGCCACGACACAGACTCTGACAACTAA
- the LOC122775947 gene encoding ADP-ribosylation factor 1-like, translated as MGNWFSRFSRKEMRILMVGLDAAGKTTILYKLKLGDVVTTIPTIGFNVETLEYRNISFTVWDVGGQDKIRPLWRHYFQNTQGVIFVVDSNDRERCAEAREELLRMLAEDELREAVLLVFANKQDLPNAMSAAELTDQMGLHTIRHGSWYIQATCATTGDGLFEGLNWLAANLKK; from the exons ATGGGAAATTGGTTTTCAAGGTTTTCAAGGAAGGAGATGCGTATCCTCATGGTGGGTCTGGATGCCGCTGGAAAGACAACGATTTTGTACAAGCTCAAACTCGGGGATGTTGTCACCACCATTCCCACAATAG GTTTTAATGTAGAGACTTTAGAGTACAGGAACATCAGTTTCACAGTATGGGATGTCGGTGGTCAAGACAAAATCCGACCACTGTGGCGTCATTACTTCCAAAACACACAGG GGGTCATCTTTGTTGTGGACAGCAATGACAGGGAGCGATGTGCAGAGGCCCGGGAAGAGCTCCTCAGAATGCTGGCAGAGGACGAACTGCGCGAGGCTGTGCTATTAGTCTTTGCCAACAAACAA GATCTTCCAAATGCCATGTCTGCTGCAGAACTCACAGACCAGATGGGTCTTCACACCATACGACATGGATCATGGTACATCCAGGCAACCTGCGCCACCACTGGAGATGGCCTCTTTGAAGGACTGAACTGGTTGGCTGCAAACcttaagaaataa